From a single Pseudobutyrivibrio xylanivorans genomic region:
- a CDS encoding tyrosine-type recombinase/integrase: MRSRYFVLYTKELTKLIDNFNSRKKELVEEFKCGIISRADMLGEMDMINSKTIKAKRALVAQVHVKGNGTPKSIRYEEARGLWVTKVNSEVRLHSKTEEGLLDKLLEYYDCYLMSYSIEHVFELAIENKQKTENCNKLTIQRYWDSFNRFIDDDFRAKDVPNITKDDIKAYTKATVKRTNPKKKAYYAVKGVRNLIFGYALEHDFIQSNPVLAINNRAYLTACDNSKPKNVDKILSKADILRIQSEIYSRMEQKRYDGYFVHGYMILLSIETGMRVAELCALKWDDIDEKSIHIHAQQLTERPKGGKNYIYAEWTKDEKGISQGGRYFPITTQIRLILNNLKNIQTGKMIRTKYVFCDINGNRIKIDAYTSCLRRLMKSLGYSITNNHAFRMSLNSNVFIPNNVSLTKRAELLGHSVETNLRHYSYAQIDAEDDTLSKLEGGCPSVVLKTS, encoded by the coding sequence ATGAGAAGCAGATATTTTGTTCTCTATACAAAAGAACTTACAAAACTAATTGACAACTTTAACAGTCGTAAAAAGGAATTGGTCGAAGAATTCAAGTGTGGTATTATTAGTCGTGCCGACATGCTAGGTGAAATGGACATGATCAATTCAAAAACAATAAAGGCGAAAAGAGCTCTTGTAGCTCAGGTGCATGTTAAAGGTAATGGAACACCCAAGAGTATTCGATACGAAGAAGCTAGAGGCTTATGGGTGACAAAAGTTAATAGCGAAGTCAGATTACATTCTAAGACAGAGGAAGGCTTATTGGATAAACTCCTAGAGTATTATGATTGTTATTTAATGTCATACTCGATAGAGCATGTGTTTGAGCTGGCAATTGAGAACAAGCAAAAAACTGAGAATTGCAACAAGCTTACCATCCAAAGATATTGGGATAGTTTCAATCGCTTTATCGATGATGACTTCAGAGCAAAAGATGTTCCTAATATCACAAAGGATGACATCAAAGCCTACACAAAGGCTACTGTCAAGAGGACTAATCCTAAGAAAAAGGCATATTATGCAGTTAAAGGTGTGCGGAATCTAATTTTTGGATATGCTCTTGAACATGACTTTATTCAGAGTAATCCGGTCTTGGCGATTAACAACAGAGCTTACCTAACTGCCTGTGACAATTCCAAGCCAAAGAACGTAGATAAGATTCTTTCTAAAGCTGATATCTTACGAATTCAAAGTGAGATTTATTCTCGTATGGAGCAGAAAAGATACGACGGCTATTTTGTTCACGGCTACATGATTCTTCTTTCCATTGAGACAGGAATGAGAGTTGCTGAGTTATGTGCCTTGAAATGGGATGATATTGATGAGAAAAGTATTCACATCCATGCACAGCAGCTCACAGAACGACCAAAAGGTGGTAAGAATTACATTTATGCAGAATGGACAAAGGATGAGAAGGGAATTTCCCAAGGCGGACGTTATTTTCCAATCACCACACAGATTAGATTAATTTTGAACAATCTAAAAAATATTCAGACTGGTAAAATGATTAGGACCAAATATGTTTTCTGTGATATTAACGGAAATAGGATCAAGATTGATGCGTATACATCATGCCTGCGCAGATTAATGAAGAGCCTAGGATATTCAATTACTAATAACCATGCATTTAGGATGAGTCTAAACTCTAATGTATTCATTCCTAATAATGTGTCTCTTACTAAGAGAGCAGAGCTGTTGGGTCATAGTGTTGAAACTAACCTGAGACATTATTCATACGCACAAATTGATGCAGAAGATGATACTTTAAGCAAGCTAGAGGGTGGTTGTCCCTCAGTTGTCCTAAAAACTAGCTAA
- a CDS encoding Dabb family protein, protein MVKHIIIWTLQDKCFGPNLSTIKENMKTRLEELNSQIPGVKSIVVYTDCFSSSNGDIALEAIFDNEDAVKSFKQNELRLAVTKDVVVPFVDNTTHVEFEL, encoded by the coding sequence ATGGTAAAACACATCATAATTTGGACTTTGCAGGATAAGTGTTTTGGTCCAAATCTTAGCACTATTAAGGAGAACATGAAGACCAGACTCGAGGAGCTTAATAGTCAGATTCCAGGAGTTAAAAGTATTGTTGTTTACACAGATTGCTTCAGTTCATCAAACGGAGATATCGCGTTAGAGGCAATTTTCGACAATGAAGATGCTGTAAAGTCGTTCAAACAAAATGAACTTCGTCTAGCAGTAACTAAAGATGTAGTTGTACCATTTGTAGATAATACAACTCACGTAGAATTTGAATTATAA
- a CDS encoding endo alpha-1,4 polygalactosaminidase, translating to MIQKKMMKRIVLSILSMIIIIGANACGAPPKEAYGVYLSDSYDELPFKVSCETLVIDAQYYTAEEIATLKETNDMVISYLNIGSIENFRDYYSNYESLILGPYENWEEEYWINLADKSWQDFVVNNLATSLIDKGIDGFFIDNTDVYYNFTSQELFDGITKILTALKSKGLLVYINGGDTYVTKYLEENGSLDAILDGVNQESVFTSINWDDNTFNENDEEIKKYYVEYLSSVVADRKQVFLLEYTNDSELAQKVKTEGEKLGYKVYVSDSIELD from the coding sequence ATGATTCAAAAAAAGATGATGAAAAGAATAGTATTATCTATTCTATCTATGATTATTATAATTGGAGCAAATGCTTGTGGAGCTCCGCCGAAAGAAGCTTATGGTGTCTATCTTTCTGATTCATACGATGAACTGCCGTTCAAAGTAAGTTGTGAGACGTTGGTCATAGATGCACAATATTATACTGCAGAAGAGATAGCGACTCTAAAAGAAACCAATGATATGGTGATTTCATATCTTAACATTGGCTCAATAGAAAATTTTAGAGATTATTATTCCAATTACGAATCACTTATTCTTGGACCGTATGAAAACTGGGAAGAAGAGTATTGGATTAACTTAGCTGATAAGTCTTGGCAAGATTTTGTTGTAAATAATTTGGCTACGTCGCTTATCGATAAAGGTATAGATGGTTTTTTTATCGATAATACGGACGTATATTACAATTTTACGAGCCAAGAATTATTCGATGGCATCACAAAAATCCTAACAGCGCTAAAATCAAAAGGACTGTTGGTATATATCAACGGTGGCGATACCTATGTAACAAAGTATTTAGAAGAAAACGGGAGCCTAGATGCGATATTAGATGGAGTTAACCAAGAAAGTGTTTTTACATCTATTAATTGGGATGATAATACTTTCAATGAGAACGATGAAGAAATAAAAAAATATTACGTAGAATACCTTTCTTCAGTAGTGGCAGACAGAAAGCAGGTATTTCTTCTAGAGTATACAAATGATTCTGAATTAGCCCAAAAAGTAAAAACTGAAGGAGAGAAGCTTGGCTATAAAGTTTATGTTTCCGATAGCATAGAATTAGATTAA
- a CDS encoding MarR family winged helix-turn-helix transcriptional regulator: MEVKMKELNMLMESTDALYHEAAKRLGLSDAELCILYIIYEQGDGRAQKDFCSLTGIGKTTINTAVKNMEKNGLLKLKAIDGRSMGVYLTKEGRTLMNNTVEKLISIENKIFDSWSKEEQNTIIRLNKDFVDKFSVLIKDL; encoded by the coding sequence ATGGAAGTAAAAATGAAAGAACTGAATATGCTAATGGAAAGCACAGATGCTTTATATCATGAGGCTGCAAAACGTTTGGGACTATCTGATGCAGAGCTTTGCATCTTATATATAATCTACGAACAGGGCGATGGGCGTGCACAGAAGGATTTCTGTAGTCTAACTGGAATAGGAAAAACTACTATAAATACTGCTGTTAAAAATATGGAAAAAAATGGTCTCTTAAAGCTAAAAGCTATTGACGGCAGAAGTATGGGCGTTTACCTAACAAAAGAGGGCAGAACTCTTATGAATAATACTGTCGAGAAATTGATCAGTATAGAAAATAAAATTTTCGATAGTTGGTCTAAAGAAGAGCAGAATACTATTATTCGGCTCAATAAAGATTTCGTAGATAAATTTAGTGTGTTAATCAAAGATTTGTAA
- a CDS encoding MATE family efflux transporter has protein sequence MSNKNVIQLSDHFDYKRLLRYSLPTMGMMVFTSIYGVVDGLFVSNFVGKNAFAAINLVMPAFMILGGFGTMFGTGGTALVAKTLGEKNQVLANRYFSMMIEMIAAIGVAISVLAFIFMPKIVNLLGASEVLRTDAILYGRTVILFMAPFELQYSFQSFTTAAEKPKLGLRVTIAAGITNMVLDALLVGVFRWGVAGAAIATGLSASIGGLMPLAYFIKPNDSLLRFSLTPIKFAAILQAAFNGMSELFTSAASSIVSIVYNLQLMKYAGEDGVATYGVIMYVQFIFIGLLFGYSMGTSPIVSYHYGAQNTSELKNLLKRSLKIEYLGGIIMFILAQLLARPISTVFVGYDRELLELTVHAFRLFLFAFILAGGNIFASAFFTALNNGPISAVISVLRSMVFELLAVLILPLILGINGIWCAVAVAEIAAFFVSWILLLAQNKKYQYFGS, from the coding sequence ATGAGCAATAAAAATGTAATTCAATTATCGGATCATTTCGATTATAAAAGACTATTAAGATATAGCCTTCCCACAATGGGAATGATGGTATTTACTTCCATTTATGGAGTTGTGGACGGATTATTTGTTTCAAACTTTGTCGGAAAGAATGCATTCGCTGCAATTAATCTTGTTATGCCTGCATTTATGATTCTTGGCGGTTTTGGAACAATGTTTGGTACGGGAGGAACAGCTCTTGTTGCCAAGACGCTGGGAGAAAAGAACCAGGTATTGGCTAATAGGTACTTCTCCATGATGATAGAAATGATTGCTGCAATCGGTGTAGCTATCTCGGTATTGGCGTTCATATTTATGCCTAAAATTGTAAATCTGCTAGGTGCATCAGAAGTTTTGAGAACAGACGCTATTTTATATGGAAGAACAGTAATACTGTTTATGGCACCTTTTGAATTACAATACTCATTCCAAAGTTTTACAACCGCAGCAGAAAAGCCAAAGCTTGGTCTTAGAGTAACAATTGCTGCAGGAATTACAAATATGGTATTAGATGCTCTTTTAGTTGGTGTTTTTAGATGGGGTGTAGCTGGCGCTGCTATTGCAACAGGTTTAAGTGCATCAATTGGAGGACTTATGCCACTTGCGTATTTCATAAAGCCTAATGACAGTTTGCTTAGATTTTCACTTACACCTATTAAATTTGCTGCAATATTACAGGCTGCATTTAATGGAATGTCAGAGCTATTTACCAGTGCTGCATCATCAATCGTAAGTATTGTATATAATCTTCAGCTTATGAAATATGCAGGAGAAGATGGAGTTGCTACATACGGAGTAATAATGTATGTGCAGTTTATATTTATTGGTCTTTTATTTGGCTATTCTATGGGGACATCACCAATTGTCAGCTATCATTACGGTGCTCAAAATACATCAGAATTAAAAAACCTTCTTAAGCGAAGCTTAAAGATAGAATACCTAGGTGGCATTATAATGTTTATCTTGGCACAGCTACTGGCTAGACCAATTTCTACAGTGTTTGTTGGATATGACAGGGAGCTTTTAGAATTAACTGTACATGCGTTTAGATTATTCCTGTTTGCTTTTATTCTGGCAGGTGGAAATATTTTTGCATCAGCATTTTTTACAGCACTAAATAATGGACCAATTTCAGCCGTTATTTCCGTATTAAGAAGTATGGTATTTGAATTATTGGCTGTTTTAATTCTGCCATTAATTCTGGGAATAAATGGTATATGGTGTGCAGTTGCCGTCGCTGAAATTGCAGCATTTTTCGTTTCATGGATTCTATTATTAGCGCAAAATAAGAAATATCAATACTTTGGTTCTTGA
- a CDS encoding MFS transporter yields the protein MEQNKKMYGEIFKEREYRKLIFATVINRFGDSVDAITFTWLVYQITHSAAWSAIVFAINTLPNVVVQPFAGAIVEKMNKKYVIVATHILRAAIITLFALLYKAGMVNALIMAIFTLIITTVESFNLPATSAFTMQVVKKEHMTCGMSLNSMLSSAASLAGTGAAGVIIATTGVSTAMMIDVATFVVAAVLIGAMKTGLAAQKEVAEASIQKNASDDNKEQSKLEFFLDGFKYVASSRVICNYGLLAVALNFMLIPINALQAPIASEIFHMGGEILSIAGAFAAIGGIAGSALVPFLSQKFSPLKMIMLGTAALGAGMLGIACGGFFDGNSIACYVDVAASFFIMMVAASIIGGTINIQFMKNADPKYIARAAAVMGACGAECMPVGSILLSAVVAKVSTESILIFCVIFAVAILAVLALVKPQMEIEEGSLGIKGEKFSASLG from the coding sequence ATGGAACAGAATAAGAAAATGTACGGGGAAATCTTTAAGGAACGTGAATATAGAAAGCTGATTTTTGCTACAGTTATAAACCGTTTTGGTGATTCTGTTGATGCAATCACTTTTACATGGCTGGTTTATCAGATTACACACAGCGCAGCTTGGTCAGCAATAGTGTTTGCAATTAATACGCTTCCAAATGTGGTGGTTCAGCCTTTTGCCGGTGCCATTGTTGAGAAGATGAACAAGAAGTATGTGATTGTGGCTACACACATTCTTAGAGCAGCCATCATTACACTGTTTGCTCTTTTATATAAAGCTGGTATGGTGAATGCGTTAATCATGGCAATTTTCACATTGATCATTACTACAGTTGAGTCCTTTAATCTTCCAGCAACTTCAGCATTTACTATGCAGGTGGTAAAGAAAGAGCATATGACCTGCGGAATGAGTCTTAATTCTATGCTTTCCAGTGCAGCTTCACTGGCAGGAACAGGAGCAGCAGGTGTGATTATTGCTACAACAGGTGTTTCAACTGCAATGATGATTGATGTAGCAACATTCGTAGTGGCAGCAGTGCTTATAGGTGCTATGAAGACTGGACTAGCAGCACAGAAGGAAGTAGCAGAGGCATCTATCCAGAAAAATGCATCAGATGATAATAAAGAACAGAGTAAACTTGAATTCTTTTTAGATGGCTTCAAATATGTAGCAAGTTCCCGCGTTATCTGTAATTATGGTCTGCTTGCAGTTGCACTTAACTTTATGCTTATTCCTATAAATGCACTTCAGGCACCAATTGCCAGTGAGATATTCCACATGGGTGGAGAAATCCTTAGTATTGCGGGCGCATTTGCAGCAATAGGTGGAATTGCAGGATCAGCACTTGTTCCATTCCTTTCACAGAAGTTCTCACCACTTAAGATGATAATGCTTGGAACAGCTGCTCTCGGTGCCGGAATGCTTGGAATTGCTTGTGGCGGATTCTTTGATGGAAATAGCATCGCTTGTTATGTGGATGTAGCAGCATCATTTTTTATCATGATGGTAGCAGCATCAATTATCGGTGGAACTATAAATATTCAGTTTATGAAAAATGCTGATCCTAAGTATATTGCAAGAGCAGCCGCAGTAATGGGCGCTTGTGGAGCGGAATGTATGCCTGTTGGATCAATACTATTAAGCGCAGTAGTAGCAAAGGTAAGTACAGAGTCGATCCTTATCTTCTGCGTGATTTTTGCAGTAGCTATTTTGGCAGTATTAGCACTTGTAAAGCCACAGATGGAAATTGAGGAAGGTTCACTTGGAATAAAAGGCGAGAAATTCTCAGCAAGTTTAGGATAA
- a CDS encoding helix-turn-helix domain-containing protein, with the protein MKELKELKEFAMQLKLNENIKKYRKSMDLTQEELAEAFGVTVGAVSKWESGSNVPDILTLMQLADFFSISVDVLLGYSMSSKKVDDISDRLDALLHEDKYDEAISEAEKALVRYPGNYKILTSCADTYHVVSTIKDSKAYRKKAIELYESSLRYVSQSDNPDQEAFNIRFDIATLEGRENPEKSLEEFKKINYQGIADINIANILRMTGKPDEAMETYTKVLVSILIKVLQFATEMFMVLVAMDNTKDYKEACELMDWFMTIVDATSTNRRQNSYLSKMKIMGLIFKALVLSCQKKYDDMEVCIDTALEIAKEYDKNPSNDFSDKIKFWHGGKDYHISLYDAFGVCAVAGIDNLFSIGPKVLPDKVIKKMETALEYWNKIKVD; encoded by the coding sequence TTGAAAGAGTTGAAGGAATTGAAGGAGTTTGCAATGCAGCTAAAGCTTAATGAAAACATCAAGAAATACCGAAAGAGTATGGATTTAACTCAGGAAGAATTGGCAGAAGCTTTTGGAGTTACTGTTGGAGCAGTGTCAAAATGGGAAAGTGGAAGCAATGTACCAGATATTCTGACGCTTATGCAACTTGCAGATTTTTTCAGTATCTCTGTTGATGTCCTTTTGGGATATAGCATGTCTTCTAAAAAGGTAGATGATATTTCAGATAGGCTGGACGCTCTTTTGCACGAGGATAAATATGACGAAGCTATTTCTGAGGCAGAAAAAGCGTTAGTGAGATATCCTGGTAATTATAAGATTCTTACAAGCTGTGCAGACACATACCACGTGGTTTCAACGATAAAAGATTCTAAGGCTTACCGAAAAAAAGCTATTGAGCTGTATGAATCTTCCCTGCGTTATGTTTCACAGAGTGACAATCCCGATCAGGAAGCTTTTAATATCAGATTTGATATAGCAACACTTGAGGGGCGGGAAAATCCGGAGAAATCCCTTGAGGAGTTCAAAAAGATAAACTACCAGGGCATAGCGGACATTAATATTGCTAACATACTGAGAATGACCGGCAAACCAGATGAAGCAATGGAGACCTACACTAAAGTTCTGGTCTCTATTTTGATTAAAGTTCTGCAGTTTGCCACTGAAATGTTTATGGTGTTGGTTGCCATGGATAACACCAAGGATTATAAAGAAGCCTGCGAGCTCATGGACTGGTTCATGACCATAGTTGATGCAACTAGCACGAATAGACGTCAGAACAGCTATCTTTCCAAGATGAAGATTATGGGGCTAATATTTAAAGCGCTGGTTCTTTCATGCCAAAAAAAATATGATGACATGGAAGTCTGCATTGATACAGCTTTGGAGATTGCCAAGGAATACGATAAAAATCCTTCAAATGATTTTTCCGACAAAATTAAATTCTGGCACGGGGGCAAAGATTATCACATATCTCTTTATGATGCGTTTGGCGTCTGTGCCGTGGCAGGTATCGACAATCTCTTTTCCATAGGACCTAAAGTGCTTCCTGATAAAGTCATAAAGAAGATGGAAACGGCTCTGGAATATTGGAATAAAATAAAAGTAGATTAA
- a CDS encoding alpha/beta hydrolase, whose amino-acid sequence MKKNAIVKVVKITLGVVAALIVVGSFGMAKLVTDGVFYQNKNNDTQANSVKQLAIYGYDLDGFNNTYKGEEISVTAEDGNVVPGTYFDMDSDKCVILVHGAGGDRVSTYPLAQQYIERGYDVIAFDDRGHGLNSDKKVTFGVNEMRDVKALVKYARETLGSTEVIVHGQSMGGEVTAVYASNVAPGTAEAADAVICDSPVPGMEYMIRSVIADDDPQEMDSFVTSYFVETGKLYSNLFYHVNWDKGDTIKVVANDQLPTLIIVSEKDEVCLPEMVEEVYDNVGSAEKSIAYVNSAHIEGVIDDPAGYMEYVENFLANAGL is encoded by the coding sequence ATGAAAAAGAACGCAATCGTTAAGGTAGTAAAAATCACATTAGGAGTAGTTGCAGCACTGATAGTAGTTGGCTCATTCGGAATGGCAAAGCTGGTTACAGATGGAGTGTTTTATCAGAATAAAAACAATGATACTCAGGCCAATTCAGTTAAGCAGCTTGCAATCTACGGTTATGATCTTGACGGATTTAACAATACATATAAGGGTGAAGAGATTTCAGTTACAGCTGAGGATGGAAATGTTGTTCCTGGAACATATTTTGATATGGACAGTGACAAGTGCGTAATACTTGTACACGGAGCCGGCGGCGACAGAGTGTCAACTTATCCTCTTGCACAGCAGTATATTGAGAGAGGTTATGACGTAATTGCTTTTGACGATAGAGGTCACGGTTTAAATTCTGATAAAAAGGTAACTTTCGGAGTTAATGAGATGCGTGACGTTAAAGCTCTTGTGAAGTATGCAAGAGAGACTCTCGGCAGCACAGAGGTTATTGTTCACGGCCAGTCAATGGGCGGAGAGGTTACAGCAGTTTATGCATCAAACGTAGCTCCTGGAACAGCAGAGGCAGCAGATGCAGTAATTTGTGACAGCCCAGTTCCAGGTATGGAATACATGATAAGAAGCGTCATTGCAGATGACGACCCACAGGAAATGGATTCATTTGTGACATCTTACTTTGTCGAAACAGGTAAGCTTTATTCAAATCTTTTCTATCATGTTAACTGGGATAAGGGTGATACAATAAAGGTCGTAGCAAACGACCAGCTTCCTACACTCATCATTGTTTCAGAAAAGGATGAGGTTTGTCTTCCAGAGATGGTTGAAGAAGTATATGATAATGTTGGAAGTGCAGAAAAGAGCATTGCTTATGTAAACAGTGCACACATAGAAGGAGTTATTGATGATCCTGCAGGATACATGGAATATGTTGAGAATTTCCTTGCTAATGCCGGATTATAA
- a CDS encoding LytTR family DNA-binding domain-containing protein — protein MKLNLFEDKNNVDEHVDVYFSNMRPQIKQIIDIVKSDRLSLSGRPADEDIDDGEEILIDPKEVYYLDYVDRKLFMYTGNGVYRIMKTLAECEELLCNYGFVRVSKSNLINIFKIKQLKPDLNMKVYAYFDNGERICVNRSYKKEFDQYLQKMRRMV, from the coding sequence ATGAAGTTAAATTTATTTGAGGATAAGAATAATGTAGATGAGCATGTGGATGTGTATTTTTCAAATATGCGTCCACAGATTAAGCAGATAATAGATATCGTTAAGTCTGATAGACTTTCCCTCTCAGGGCGACCTGCGGATGAAGATATTGACGATGGAGAAGAGATATTAATCGATCCAAAAGAAGTATATTATCTGGATTACGTTGACAGAAAACTTTTTATGTACACAGGAAACGGAGTCTATCGCATAATGAAAACTCTCGCTGAGTGTGAGGAGCTTCTTTGTAACTATGGATTTGTAAGAGTTTCTAAGTCTAATCTCATAAACATATTCAAGATAAAACAGCTAAAGCCTGACCTTAACATGAAGGTATATGCCTATTTTGACAATGGAGAGAGAATTTGTGTCAACAGAAGCTACAAGAAGGAATTTGACCAGTATCTACAGAAAATGAGGAGAATGGTATAG
- a CDS encoding DUF6608 family protein, with translation MKKYISNLALMICVSYTMVSVSVTIFNILFGGQTNNMNELLIFAICVIASVVLSLHGLFESVSPLAMVVIQYLVACALIAVLLLIISCFDTITPRGWFELYRSFTIPYIILAGIYYYSVFADTKKKDSLIKDIQKHGIDLK, from the coding sequence GTGAAAAAGTATATTAGCAATTTAGCCTTAATGATTTGTGTTTCATATACGATGGTTTCTGTGTCAGTAACCATTTTCAATATATTGTTTGGCGGTCAGACAAATAATATGAATGAACTTTTGATATTTGCAATATGTGTTATCGCATCGGTGGTGTTATCGCTGCACGGGCTCTTTGAAAGTGTTAGTCCACTAGCCATGGTGGTTATTCAATATCTGGTGGCATGTGCGCTGATAGCAGTATTGCTCCTTATTATAAGCTGCTTTGATACTATTACTCCAAGAGGATGGTTTGAGCTCTATCGCTCTTTCACAATTCCGTACATTATCCTAGCGGGAATCTATTATTATAGTGTGTTTGCGGATACGAAGAAAAAAGACAGCCTGATTAAAGATATCCAAAAGCATGGCATTGATTTGAAATAA
- a CDS encoding ATP-binding protein → MEIKRDRYLNKLISKRNNGLIKVITGIRRCGKSYLLFNLYYDYLISEGVPADSIITVPLDDDDYVEYCDPQKLSEYIKSKITESGKQYYVFIDEAQYAITREEMKNPDVPIRLYGVLNSLLRKKNVDVYVTGSNSKFLSSDILTEFRGRGDEIHIAPLSFSEYYPASGKDKYDAWQEYLFYGGLPHILAEPDNEAKGAYLERLNSEIYIRDIVERYEIRETAGMETLMKVIASAIGSLTNAQKISDTFNSNGDKTISMPTISNYLTYLMESFVIQKGERYNIKGRKYIGTPSKYYYTDLGLRNALLNFRQFEETHLMENAIYNELIYRGYNVDVGVVEIRVDEDGKKVRKQLEVDFVVNQGSKRYYIQSAYALPNQEKIDQEQASLIKIPDSFKKIIITSGNTPVWRNEQGITVMGLFDFLLNENSLDS, encoded by the coding sequence ATGGAGATTAAAAGAGATAGATATTTAAATAAGCTTATAAGTAAGCGAAATAATGGATTAATTAAGGTTATTACAGGAATTAGAAGATGTGGTAAGTCATATTTACTTTTCAATTTATACTATGATTATCTTATCAGCGAAGGTGTTCCTGCAGATAGTATAATAACTGTTCCTTTAGATGATGATGATTATGTGGAGTATTGTGATCCACAAAAATTATCTGAGTACATCAAAAGCAAAATAACTGAATCAGGAAAGCAGTACTATGTTTTCATAGATGAGGCACAATATGCAATTACCAGGGAAGAAATGAAAAATCCTGATGTTCCAATTAGGCTATATGGTGTCTTGAATAGCTTACTTAGAAAAAAGAACGTTGATGTTTATGTCACAGGTAGCAATTCTAAGTTTCTTTCTTCTGATATTCTCACTGAATTTAGGGGACGTGGTGATGAAATACATATAGCACCATTATCTTTTTCAGAGTACTACCCTGCATCTGGCAAAGACAAATATGATGCGTGGCAAGAGTATTTGTTCTATGGTGGACTTCCACATATATTGGCAGAACCAGACAACGAGGCTAAGGGGGCATATCTTGAGAGATTAAATTCTGAGATTTATATTAGGGATATAGTGGAAAGATATGAAATAAGAGAAACAGCCGGTATGGAAACGTTGATGAAGGTTATTGCGTCCGCCATAGGATCTCTTACAAATGCTCAAAAAATCTCAGACACATTCAATAGTAATGGTGATAAGACAATATCCATGCCCACAATATCAAACTACTTAACGTATCTAATGGAAAGCTTTGTTATACAAAAAGGCGAAAGATATAATATTAAGGGGCGTAAATACATAGGTACACCGTCTAAGTACTATTATACAGATTTGGGGTTGAGAAATGCTCTTTTGAATTTCCGTCAATTTGAAGAGACTCATTTGATGGAAAATGCCATCTATAATGAGCTTATTTATAGAGGCTACAACGTTGATGTAGGTGTTGTTGAAATTCGTGTCGATGAAGATGGAAAAAAAGTTCGAAAACAGCTGGAAGTCGATTTTGTCGTCAATCAAGGTAGCAAGAGATATTATATTCAGTCAGCATATGCATTGCCAAATCAAGAGAAAATAGATCAGGAACAGGCATCACTAATCAAAATACCAGATTCATTTAAAAAGATTATAATTACTAGTGGAAATACACCAGTATGGCGAAATGAACAGGGGATTACTGTTATGGGACTGTTTGACTTTTTATTGAATGAAAATAGCCTTGATTCTTAA